One stretch of Chryseobacterium indologenes DNA includes these proteins:
- a CDS encoding WbqC family protein, with product MNRKNVLLPVFYMPPVSWFSVFLDAENEVVLEQFENFPKQTYRNRANIYGANGRLSLIIPINHNGKREFKDIEISYREDWRTLHWKSIQTAYQSSPYFEYYEDKFRKIFDLKEKFLLDFNLKGLEVIQQILKTEKAYSLNEEYIKNPEGISFREKFSAKHPSEFQMESYYQTFSDKLGFLEDLSVLDLICNKGPESLVYIKNIKH from the coding sequence ATGAATAGGAAGAATGTTTTATTACCGGTATTTTATATGCCACCGGTTTCATGGTTTTCAGTGTTTTTAGATGCTGAAAATGAAGTAGTATTGGAACAGTTTGAAAATTTTCCAAAACAAACCTATAGAAACAGAGCTAATATCTATGGGGCTAATGGGAGATTATCTTTGATTATTCCCATTAATCATAACGGGAAAAGAGAATTTAAAGATATCGAAATTTCTTACAGGGAAGACTGGAGAACACTTCACTGGAAATCAATTCAGACAGCATATCAGAGTTCTCCTTACTTCGAGTATTATGAAGATAAGTTCAGAAAGATCTTTGACCTAAAAGAAAAGTTTCTTTTGGATTTTAACCTTAAAGGGTTAGAAGTGATCCAACAGATACTGAAAACAGAAAAGGCATACTCTTTGAATGAAGAATATATCAAAAATCCGGAAGGGATTAGTTTCAGAGAAAAATTTTCTGCAAAACATCCTTCAGAATTTCAAATGGAAAGTTATTATCAAACCTTTTCAGACAAATTAGGATTTTTGGAAGATTTATCGGTTTTGGATCTTATCTGTAACAAAGGTCCAGAATCACTTGTTTACATAAAAAATATAAAACATTAG
- a CDS encoding OmpA family protein has protein sequence MKFTKTYVGALFLSSALLLTSCEAVQNSNHQQRGTAVGVASGAVLGGILGNNVGKGGNGAIGAVLGGIIGGVAGNVIGNKMDKQAKDIKETLPGAQVERVGDGIKVTMNESIVNFAFDSSNLTSVAQGNLDKLAKVLADNPDTNINIYGHTDSVGKDAYNMALSQRRADAVKAYLVGKGLAGSRMFTKGEGKNMPVASNDTDEGRAKNRRVEFAITANEKMINDAKQGQ, from the coding sequence ATGAAATTTACTAAAACATACGTAGGAGCCCTTTTCTTGTCATCAGCATTATTATTGACAAGTTGTGAAGCGGTTCAAAATTCAAATCACCAACAAAGAGGTACTGCTGTAGGAGTTGCTTCAGGAGCTGTATTGGGTGGTATCCTTGGAAACAATGTAGGAAAAGGAGGTAACGGTGCAATTGGTGCTGTATTAGGAGGTATTATCGGTGGTGTTGCAGGTAACGTTATCGGTAACAAAATGGATAAGCAGGCAAAAGATATTAAAGAAACTTTACCAGGTGCTCAGGTAGAAAGAGTAGGAGACGGTATTAAAGTTACAATGAATGAAAGTATTGTAAACTTTGCCTTCGACTCTTCCAATCTTACTTCTGTTGCTCAGGGCAACTTAGATAAACTGGCTAAAGTCCTGGCTGATAACCCTGATACTAATATTAATATCTACGGACACACAGACAGCGTAGGTAAAGATGCTTATAACATGGCCCTTTCTCAAAGAAGAGCAGATGCTGTAAAAGCTTATTTAGTAGGAAAAGGATTGGCAGGAAGCAGAATGTTTACAAAAGGTGAAGGTAAAAATATGCCGGTTGCAAGCAACGATACCGATGAAGGAAGAGCTAAAAACAGAAGAGTTGAATTTGCCATTACTGCAAATGAGAAAATGATTAACGATGCCAAGCAAGGGCAGTAA
- a CDS encoding S8 family serine peptidase, with translation MKKVLLAAVFLTGFGFSFAQESKAKSVDPNEDKNLMMWYHKDFATSKIYGVNTENAYKYLESKGLKPKTVIVGVLDSGVQVDHPGLVKNMWTNPNEIPGNGKDDDGNGYVDDIHGWNFIGGKNGDVDIDNMEVTRVVAKYKPLFEGDDSAKNKANQAKMPEDFAMYMKAKELFTKKSIESQQNFRTYSMINELIPNMVKLLAGKPVTAENIAAIKKPTDQKDAVALEILGQVSQSPDFKGKSSAEFEERMKKDMKEAIDHFAPAAKQYDLSYDPRKEIVGDNYDDYSEKNYGNNHYEGPDAEHGTHVAGIIAGLPQGKEIQHGIASRVAKIMTVRAVPNGDERDKDVANAIRYAVDNGAKILNMSFGKPVSPGKNVVWDAFKYAEDKGVLLVKAAGNENEDVAEHLAYPTNYKNVNDEKPFVNNVIVVGASTNNNNALRASFSNFNKKMVDVFAPGERIYSTVKGSKYEYLDGTSMASPVVSGAAAVLLAYMPNLKPDQIIEALKKSSNMSTANGFTDFSAAGGVIDVKKAAEYAYNNFYNGSKAPVIKKATKAVKK, from the coding sequence ATGAAAAAGGTATTATTAGCTGCAGTTTTTCTGACAGGTTTTGGATTCTCCTTTGCACAGGAGTCGAAAGCTAAAAGTGTTGACCCAAATGAAGATAAAAATCTGATGATGTGGTATCACAAAGATTTTGCTACTTCAAAGATATATGGAGTTAATACTGAAAATGCATATAAGTATCTGGAGTCAAAAGGATTAAAGCCTAAAACGGTGATCGTTGGAGTGTTGGATAGTGGTGTACAGGTAGATCATCCGGGATTGGTGAAAAATATGTGGACCAACCCTAATGAAATACCTGGAAATGGTAAAGATGATGACGGAAATGGATATGTTGATGATATTCACGGATGGAACTTCATTGGAGGAAAAAATGGTGATGTAGACATTGATAATATGGAAGTAACAAGAGTTGTTGCCAAATACAAACCTCTTTTTGAAGGCGACGATTCTGCAAAAAACAAAGCTAATCAGGCTAAGATGCCAGAAGACTTTGCAATGTATATGAAGGCTAAAGAACTTTTCACAAAGAAAAGCATTGAATCTCAGCAAAACTTCAGAACATACTCTATGATTAATGAGCTGATCCCTAATATGGTGAAGCTGTTGGCTGGGAAACCGGTAACGGCAGAAAATATAGCAGCGATTAAAAAACCTACCGATCAAAAAGATGCTGTTGCTCTGGAAATTTTAGGTCAGGTTTCTCAAAGTCCTGATTTTAAAGGAAAATCCTCTGCTGAATTTGAAGAGAGGATGAAAAAGGATATGAAAGAGGCGATTGATCATTTTGCACCGGCAGCAAAGCAGTATGACCTTTCCTATGATCCTAGAAAAGAGATTGTAGGGGATAATTACGATGATTATTCTGAAAAAAACTACGGAAACAATCACTACGAAGGACCTGATGCAGAGCACGGAACTCACGTTGCCGGTATCATTGCAGGGCTTCCGCAAGGAAAAGAAATCCAGCATGGGATTGCTTCAAGAGTGGCTAAAATTATGACCGTAAGAGCGGTGCCTAACGGAGATGAAAGAGATAAAGACGTTGCCAACGCGATTAGATATGCTGTAGATAATGGTGCTAAAATCCTTAACATGAGCTTTGGTAAGCCGGTTTCCCCGGGTAAAAATGTGGTTTGGGATGCATTCAAATATGCTGAAGATAAAGGAGTTCTTTTAGTAAAAGCAGCCGGTAACGAAAATGAAGATGTAGCAGAACATTTAGCCTATCCTACCAACTATAAAAATGTTAATGATGAAAAACCATTTGTCAATAATGTGATCGTGGTAGGAGCAAGTACAAATAATAACAATGCACTTAGAGCAAGTTTCTCTAACTTCAATAAGAAAATGGTAGATGTTTTTGCTCCGGGAGAAAGAATTTACTCAACCGTTAAAGGAAGTAAATATGAGTATTTAGATGGAACATCTATGGCTTCTCCGGTAGTATCCGGAGCGGCAGCAGTTCTGTTGGCATATATGCCCAACCTTAAACCGGACCAGATTATTGAAGCATTGAAAAAATCAAGCAACATGAGCACAGCTAATGGCTTTACTGATTTTTCTGCTGCAGGAGGAGTTATAGATGTGAAAAAAGCAGCTGAATATGCCTATAATAACTTCTATAACGGAAGCAAAGCTCCTGTTATTAAAAAAGCAACTAAAGCTGTTAAAAAATAA
- a CDS encoding SDR family NAD(P)-dependent oxidoreductase: MIVLGSTSEVAQAFVEKALQEGEKFEKIYLFTSNKETTERFARHIDVKFLQQYEVIELDLMKEIDYNRFDYVNSNVLFCAVGYLGEGTEEGLYDNKNTERIININYSKLIPVMNYFAHKFESRRSGTIIGLSSVAGDRGRQSNFIYGSAKAAFTAYLSGLRNYLFSKKVHVLTVKPGFMATKMTEGLPLNPKLTATPKQAAACIYKAFKKQKNVAYVLPIWSIIMMIIRNIPEFIFKKLKL, encoded by the coding sequence ATGATAGTTCTGGGAAGTACATCTGAAGTGGCACAGGCTTTTGTGGAAAAAGCACTTCAGGAAGGGGAAAAGTTTGAAAAAATCTATCTTTTTACCTCAAATAAAGAAACTACGGAAAGGTTTGCAAGACATATTGATGTAAAATTTCTGCAACAGTACGAAGTAATTGAACTGGACCTGATGAAGGAAATAGATTACAACAGATTTGATTATGTCAATTCAAATGTATTATTTTGTGCGGTAGGATATTTGGGTGAAGGAACAGAGGAAGGATTGTATGATAATAAGAATACAGAGCGTATTATCAATATCAACTATTCTAAACTGATTCCTGTAATGAACTATTTTGCTCATAAATTTGAAAGCAGAAGATCAGGAACAATTATTGGGCTTTCATCTGTGGCAGGAGATCGTGGCAGACAGAGTAATTTTATTTACGGAAGTGCAAAAGCAGCTTTTACAGCTTACCTGAGTGGGCTCAGAAATTACCTTTTCAGTAAAAAAGTACATGTGCTCACGGTAAAACCAGGGTTTATGGCAACTAAAATGACAGAAGGCCTGCCTTTAAATCCAAAATTAACGGCAACGCCCAAACAGGCAGCCGCTTGTATTTATAAAGCGTTCAAAAAACAAAAGAATGTGGCATACGTTTTGCCGATTTGGAGTATTATCATGATGATTATCAGGAATATCCCTGAGTTTATATTTAAAAAGTTAAAGCTTTAA
- a CDS encoding FAD-binding oxidoreductase translates to MKPNFTQKVTNWGNFPVVEKEMRSEDSFKNIKEFVLNHNEVIARGNGRCYGDASLGESIFSTKKLNKFISFDRLNGIIECESGVLLSEVLEISVPQGYFLYVTPGTKFVSIGGAIASDVHGKNHHAEGCFSEYVIEFKLMIENGEIITCSREENSEKFWATIGGMGLTGIILTAKFKLKNIESAYIRQESIKADNLDEIFKLFDESESWTYTVAWIDCLQKGKNIGRSILMRGEHAFQHELPQNMAKTPLRLKKKLQPTVPFYFPGFVLNALTVKIFNWLYYKKQSKKEVKNFIDYETFFYPLDAINEWNKIYGKSGFIQYQMVIPKEAGKEGMKRILETIANSGNGSFLAVLKLFGKNNPEAYNSFPVEGYTLALDFKVNSKLKKLVDQLDSIVQEFGGRIYLTKDSMSRSSLTNYLKNIRSPKFVSLQHKRILNNNS, encoded by the coding sequence ATGAAGCCGAATTTCACACAGAAAGTTACAAACTGGGGTAATTTCCCGGTAGTGGAAAAAGAAATGAGATCTGAAGACAGCTTCAAGAATATAAAAGAGTTCGTACTCAACCACAATGAAGTTATTGCAAGAGGAAACGGAAGATGTTATGGAGACGCTTCGTTGGGAGAAAGTATATTTTCCACCAAAAAATTAAATAAATTTATCAGTTTTGATCGTCTGAACGGAATCATAGAATGTGAATCCGGAGTATTGCTTTCTGAGGTACTTGAAATATCAGTTCCACAGGGATACTTCCTTTATGTCACTCCGGGAACAAAGTTTGTTTCCATAGGAGGAGCTATTGCCTCTGATGTACATGGAAAGAACCACCATGCAGAAGGTTGCTTTTCAGAATATGTAATTGAATTTAAGCTGATGATTGAGAATGGAGAAATTATTACCTGTTCAAGAGAAGAAAATTCTGAAAAGTTCTGGGCTACTATTGGTGGTATGGGACTTACAGGAATCATTCTGACTGCAAAATTTAAGCTTAAAAATATAGAATCTGCCTATATCCGCCAGGAGAGTATCAAAGCAGATAATCTTGATGAGATTTTTAAGCTGTTTGATGAAAGTGAAAGCTGGACGTATACTGTTGCATGGATTGATTGTCTTCAGAAAGGAAAAAACATAGGAAGAAGTATTCTGATGAGGGGAGAACATGCCTTCCAGCACGAATTACCCCAGAATATGGCAAAAACTCCTTTAAGGTTAAAGAAAAAGCTACAGCCTACTGTTCCTTTTTACTTTCCGGGGTTTGTATTAAATGCCCTTACAGTAAAGATTTTCAACTGGCTCTATTATAAAAAACAATCCAAAAAAGAAGTCAAGAACTTTATCGACTACGAAACATTTTTCTATCCTTTGGATGCCATTAATGAATGGAATAAGATCTATGGTAAATCAGGTTTTATTCAATACCAGATGGTGATTCCGAAAGAAGCAGGAAAAGAAGGAATGAAGAGAATTCTTGAAACGATTGCTAACAGTGGGAATGGTTCATTTCTGGCGGTATTAAAACTTTTCGGGAAGAATAATCCGGAGGCCTACAATTCTTTCCCTGTTGAAGGGTATACATTGGCACTGGATTTTAAAGTTAATTCAAAACTGAAAAAACTGGTAGATCAGTTAGATAGTATTGTTCAGGAATTTGGGGGAAGAATTTATCTTACTAAGGACAGCATGAGCAGATCCTCATTAACCAATTACCTGAAAAATATTCGAAGTCCTAAATTTGTGTCTTTACAGCACAAAAGAATCTTAAATAACAATTCATAA
- a CDS encoding HAD family hydrolase, which yields MKKLYCFDFDGTLTYKDTMFMYLKFYDSTKYRIQFLRHVPLFILLKLKLAETEKVKKSFIGSILKGQTQEKIELKSKQFFELHYPKIVRENALDFIQNIDRDHTQSLLVTASLDIWVKPFAEVLKMQLISTRAEFKNGVFTGNFIGKNCNGKEKLVRIKEEIHDSKYDKIIAFGDTSGDKPMLKWANEGHYQFFH from the coding sequence ATGAAAAAGTTGTATTGTTTTGATTTTGATGGAACCCTGACCTATAAGGATACTATGTTTATGTATCTTAAATTCTACGATTCTACAAAATATAGAATACAATTTTTAAGACATGTACCGCTTTTTATTCTATTGAAGCTTAAGCTGGCAGAAACTGAAAAAGTGAAAAAAAGCTTTATCGGATCTATTTTAAAAGGGCAGACCCAGGAAAAGATAGAATTGAAATCCAAACAGTTCTTTGAATTACATTACCCTAAAATTGTAAGGGAAAATGCCCTGGATTTTATTCAAAATATCGATAGGGATCATACACAAAGTTTATTGGTAACTGCTTCTTTGGATATCTGGGTGAAACCTTTTGCTGAGGTATTGAAGATGCAGCTTATTTCTACGCGGGCAGAGTTCAAGAACGGGGTCTTCACAGGAAACTTTATTGGGAAAAACTGTAACGGAAAAGAGAAACTGGTACGAATAAAGGAAGAAATTCACGATTCCAAATATGATAAAATTATTGCATTTGGTGATACTTCCGGAGATAAACCTATGTTGAAATGGGCAAATGAAGGACATTACCAATTTTTTCACTAA
- a CDS encoding cysteine desulfurase family protein has protein sequence MDKIYLDNAATTPLAEEVIDAMVGTMKMNFGNPSSTHSFGQEAKILIENVRRQVADYLHVTPAEIIFTSCGTESNNMIIKSSVEHLGVERIISSPLEHKCVSESILDMKARKGVEVNYIRPNEKGDIDLNKLEELLKASDKKTLVSLMHANNEIGNLMDLKKVALLCKEHNALFHSDTVQTMAHMHLDFSDIPVDFASCSAHKFHGPKGSGFAYIRKSTGLKGIITGGPQERSLRAGTENVCGIVGLGKALELSLDHMNDYTHHMQEIKDYAIERLSAEVEGIKFNGRSAEKENSLYTVLSALLPYKNPLIGLQLDMKGIAISQGSACSSGASKPSMVMMMVLSEEEMDHCTPLRISFSHLTTKADIDALVDALKDISKDYAIEKTNVEHR, from the coding sequence ATGGATAAAATATATTTAGATAATGCCGCAACCACTCCGCTTGCAGAAGAAGTGATAGATGCAATGGTTGGTACGATGAAGATGAACTTCGGAAACCCGTCTTCAACTCATAGCTTTGGACAGGAAGCCAAAATCCTTATTGAAAATGTAAGAAGACAGGTTGCAGACTATCTTCATGTAACTCCTGCTGAGATCATTTTCACCTCTTGTGGAACAGAATCCAATAATATGATCATCAAATCCTCGGTAGAACACCTTGGAGTAGAAAGAATCATCAGCTCACCTTTAGAACATAAATGTGTTTCTGAAAGTATTCTGGATATGAAAGCGAGAAAAGGAGTAGAAGTAAATTATATCCGTCCTAACGAAAAAGGAGATATTGACCTTAATAAATTAGAAGAATTATTAAAGGCTTCAGATAAAAAAACTCTGGTAAGCTTAATGCATGCCAACAATGAAATCGGGAATCTGATGGATCTTAAAAAAGTAGCATTGCTTTGTAAGGAGCATAACGCTCTTTTCCATTCAGATACTGTGCAGACGATGGCTCACATGCATCTTGATTTCTCGGATATTCCTGTAGATTTCGCTTCATGCAGTGCTCACAAATTCCATGGACCCAAAGGTTCGGGTTTTGCTTACATTAGAAAATCAACAGGTTTAAAAGGAATCATTACCGGAGGTCCTCAGGAAAGAAGCTTAAGAGCGGGAACTGAGAATGTTTGTGGTATTGTTGGACTTGGGAAAGCTTTAGAGCTTTCTTTGGATCACATGAATGATTATACTCATCACATGCAGGAAATCAAGGATTATGCTATTGAAAGATTATCTGCTGAAGTTGAAGGTATAAAATTCAACGGAAGAAGTGCTGAAAAGGAAAACAGTCTTTACACGGTTTTAAGTGCTTTATTGCCTTATAAAAATCCATTAATTGGTCTTCAGCTGGATATGAAAGGAATTGCTATTTCTCAGGGAAGTGCATGTTCTTCGGGAGCATCTAAGCCGTCAATGGTTATGATGATGGTGCTTTCTGAGGAAGAGATGGATCATTGTACGCCTTTACGTATTTCTTTCAGTCATCTGACTACAAAAGCTGATATAGATGCATTAGTAGATGCATTAAAAGACATTTCAAAGGACTATGCTATAGAAAAAACTAATGTTGAGCATAGATAG
- the trxA gene encoding thioredoxin, which yields MALEITDSSFQDTVLKSDKPVLVDFWAVWCGPCRTLGPIIEEVASDFEGKAVVGKVDVDNNQEISMQYGIRNIPTVLIFKNGEVVDKLVGVAPKEVIAEKLSAHL from the coding sequence ATGGCTTTAGAAATTACAGACAGCTCATTCCAGGATACGGTTTTAAAATCAGATAAACCAGTTTTAGTAGACTTCTGGGCAGTGTGGTGTGGACCTTGCAGAACGTTAGGACCAATCATCGAAGAAGTAGCATCAGATTTTGAAGGAAAAGCAGTAGTAGGGAAAGTGGATGTAGACAACAACCAGGAGATTTCAATGCAGTATGGTATTAGAAATATCCCTACAGTTCTTATTTTTAAGAACGGAGAAGTAGTAGATAAATTAGTAGGTGTAGCTCCAAAAGAGGTAATCGCTGAAAAACTAAGCGCTCACTTGTAA
- a CDS encoding lipocalin family protein, with translation MKKLLLAGMLGTSLFAVSCSSVNNAATSQNQRADFLKLKGDWQIVSIDYDKGYKIKPFDEGADAQCFVGSHWRLIPNNWTGAYTLNGGGSCPAITQPIKFEIKNGDTFMFKKVLAGTKAKQNIAGYTLTVINQSTDQFSLQQDVPFEGGSVKVVYNFERTGMK, from the coding sequence ATGAAAAAGTTACTACTTGCAGGGATGTTAGGAACATCACTTTTTGCAGTGTCTTGTTCCTCTGTGAATAACGCAGCTACATCTCAGAATCAAAGAGCAGATTTTCTTAAATTAAAAGGAGATTGGCAGATTGTGAGCATAGACTACGATAAAGGGTATAAAATTAAGCCTTTTGACGAAGGGGCAGATGCGCAGTGTTTCGTAGGAAGCCACTGGAGATTAATTCCTAACAACTGGACAGGTGCTTATACTCTGAACGGAGGAGGAAGCTGTCCGGCAATTACACAGCCAATCAAGTTTGAAATAAAGAATGGTGATACATTTATGTTTAAAAAAGTTCTTGCAGGTACAAAAGCAAAACAGAATATTGCAGGGTATACTTTAACAGTAATCAACCAAAGCACAGATCAGTTTTCTCTTCAGCAAGACGTTCCGTTTGAAGGAGGAAGTGTAAAAGTAGTTTACAACTTCGAAAGAACTGGAATGAAATAA
- a CDS encoding decaprenyl-phosphate phosphoribosyltransferase, with protein MKKYLKLLRVEQWVKNLFVFVPLFFSGNITNFDLLTKSIFAFIIFSFAASVVYILNDYNDIEADRKHPEKRRRPLASGAISKTTAIGILIGLLIADIAFVGFAQLYFQQPLWKFATIIAFYVVMNLAYTFRLKHVPIIDIFIIAIGFVLRVLAGGYITGISISQWAILLTFVLALVLAIGKRRGELINAQVSGKTRKALDGYNVQFADIALSISITLAIVCYLMFTLSPEVQARFHERVFYTVVFVVFALLRYLQQTLVYNRTESPTKIVYRDRYIQVTLLLWVATFLIQIYFKK; from the coding sequence ATGAAAAAATATTTAAAGCTGCTCCGGGTGGAGCAATGGGTGAAAAACCTTTTTGTATTTGTCCCTCTATTTTTTTCCGGTAATATTACCAACTTTGATTTACTTACCAAAAGTATCTTTGCTTTTATCATCTTTTCATTCGCTGCGAGTGTTGTTTATATACTGAACGATTATAACGATATTGAAGCAGACAGGAAACATCCTGAAAAAAGAAGACGCCCACTGGCAAGTGGTGCCATTTCAAAAACTACGGCAATAGGAATCCTCATAGGGCTCCTGATTGCAGATATTGCTTTTGTTGGTTTTGCCCAGCTGTATTTTCAGCAGCCATTATGGAAATTTGCAACCATTATCGCTTTTTATGTAGTGATGAATCTTGCTTATACATTCAGATTGAAACATGTTCCGATCATCGATATCTTTATCATTGCCATAGGATTTGTATTGCGTGTTCTGGCAGGCGGGTACATTACAGGGATCAGTATTTCCCAATGGGCAATTTTACTGACTTTTGTTCTTGCATTGGTATTAGCCATTGGAAAGAGGCGAGGTGAGCTTATCAACGCTCAGGTTTCTGGAAAAACAAGAAAAGCATTAGATGGATATAATGTACAGTTTGCAGATATTGCATTATCTATTTCCATTACATTGGCTATTGTTTGCTATTTGATGTTTACTCTTTCACCTGAAGTTCAGGCAAGATTCCATGAAAGAGTTTTTTACACTGTAGTTTTTGTAGTATTTGCTCTTTTAAGATATCTGCAGCAGACATTGGTGTACAACAGAACAGAATCTCCCACAAAAATTGTGTACAGAGACCGTTATATACAGGTTACTTTATTACTTTGGGTGGCCACATTTTTAATTCAAATTTACTTTAAGAAATGA